From the genome of Burkholderia cepacia ATCC 25416:
CCCGCCTGTCGGCCGAACATTTCGCGCGCTTCGCACAAGGCATGCGCCTGTGGGCCACCACGGCCGGACTGCAGATTATCGGCCACCTGAGGGCCGAGCCGATTGCAGTGCAGCAATACGAAACGATCCGGCGTCACACGAGCGGGATGAATCCTTGCCTCGCGCTGGCGGACGCGGCCAATGCCGGTGCCGTCCCGCCCGATACGTTTCATCGGCCGGAAATCCAGACGCTGTTCCGGCACGCGAACCATATCGTCTGCTGGAGCAACGACATCCAGAGCGTCGGCGTCGAGGCCGGCCAGCCCGGGCAGTTCCGGAACATGGTGATGATCCACGCTTCCCGCGGCCATACGCTGCAGGCCAGCGTCGACTACACGGCCGAGCGTGTGCGCGCCGAGATCAGCGCATTCGTCCTGTGCGCCGATGCACTCGCCCAGCACGCCGACACGCGCGTGCGCGGCCTTGTCGACGGCTGCCGATACTGGATTCGCGGTTATCTGGATTGGGTCGCGCGGGATACGCAGCGCTATACGGCTGCGGCCGCGGCCGGCGATGCGGACGATCGCGGCCTGATTGCCTGGTCGGCGGACTCGGCGGCGCGCGGCTGAACGACCCGCGCGCCGCCCCCGGTCAGATCTCGATCTTCGTCCCGAGCTCGACCACGCGGTTCGCCGGGATCGAGAAGAAGTCGGTCGGCTTCGCGGCATTCTGGTGCATCCACGCGAACACGCGCTCGCGCCAGATCGACATCCCGGGCAGATGCGTCGGCACGACCGTTTCGCGCGCGAGGAAGAACGACGTGTCCATCAGCTCGAACGTCATGTCGTGCGTGCGCCCGAATTCCTCGAGCACGGCCTTCACGTCCGGCGTCTCGTTGAAGCCGTACTCGGCCTTGACGATATACAGCCCACCGCCCGCATCACGCGCGGTCTGGCGCTTGTCGTCGCGCACGTAGGGAAAATCGCGCGTCACGAACGTGAGGAAAATGGTCCGCTCATGCAGCACCTTGTTGTGCTTCAGGTTGTGCAGCAGGCTGACGGGCACGAGCTTGTCGTTGCCGGTCAGGTAGATCGCGGTACCCGACACACGATGCGGCGGATGCGCGAGCAGGCCCTGCAGGAACGGCTCGAGCGGAATACCGTCGGCGGCCGTGCGCTCCTTGACGATGTGACGCCCCTTGTACCAGGTCATCAGCAGGAAGAACAGCAGCGCGCCGATGCCGAGCGGCAGCCAGCCGCCCTGCGCAACCTTCAGCAGGTTCGCGCCGAAAAAGCCGAGGTCGACCGCGAGGAACACGGCGATGATCGCGCCGACCAGCAGCCGGTTCCAGTTCCACACCTTCACCATCACGACCGCGGCGAGCACGGTCGTGATCACCATCGTCGCCGTCACCGCGATGCCGTACGCGGCCGCGAGGTTGTCGGAGCTCTTGAAGCCGATGACGATGCAGAGGATCACGAACAGCAGCAGCCAGTTCACGACCGGCACGTAGATCTGGCCGATCGCGAGATCGGACGTATGCAGCACTTTCATGCGCGGCACGTAGCCGAGCTGGATGGCCTGCGACGTCAGCGAATACGCGCCCGAGATCACCGCCTGCGACGCGATCACGGTCGCGACCGTCGACAGCACGACGAGCGGCAGCAGCCCCCATTCGGGTGCCAGCAGGAAGAACGGGTTCTCGATCGCCTTCGGGTTCTGGATCAGCAGCGCGCCCTGGCCGAAGTAGTTCAGCACGAGCGACGGCATCACGAGCCCGTACGCGGCGATGCGGATCGGCTTCGCGCCGAAGTGGCCCATGTCCGCGTAAAGCGCTTCCGCACCGGTCAGCACCAGCACGACCGAGCCGAGCACGACATAGGCCTGCAGCACATGCTCCGACATGAACGACGCGGCGTAATACGGGTTGATTGCCGCGATGATGCCCGGCACGCGCACGATGTGGTACACGCCGAGCGCCGCGATCACGACGAACCACAGCACCATGATCGGGCCGAACAGCTTGCCGACCAGCGCGGTGCCGTGGCGCTGGATCCAGAACAGCGCAATCAGGATCACGATCGTGATCGGCATCACGAGATGGGACAGGTGCGGCGTCGCGATCTCGAGACCTTCGACCGCCGACATCACCGAGATCGCCGGCGTGATCACCGCGTCCCCGTAGAACATGCATGCGCCGAATATCCCGAGCGCCATCAGCGCGCCCGCGACGCGGGTCTTCGAGTCGAGCGGCCGCAACGACAGCGCCATCAGCGCGAGCACGCCGCCTTCGCCGTTGTTGTCCGCCCGCATCACGAACAGCAGGTACTTGATGCCGACCACCAGGATGATTGCCCAGAACAGCAGCGAGATCACACCGAGAATCGATCCTTCGGTGAGCGGGATACCGTGTGCGGGGCTGAACGCCTCCTTGAGCGAATACAGCGGGCTGGTGCCGATGTCGCCGAACACGACGCCGATGGCTGCTATCGCTAGCGCCCGCATCGAGTGTTGCTGCGTCGAATGCGGCGCGTGTGCTGCGTCGGTCGCGTGGATCGTGTCGTTCATATGAAGCGTAATAATCGGGTCCGGGTCGGACAAAACGAGCGCTATTCTACTCGCGCCCCCTTGAAACGCCGCCCTGCTCTGTTGCCTTGGAACCACGTGAGCCACGCCATGCATGCAATCCGGCGCAAGCTGTGGCAGGGCTGCCAATCATAGCCGGGGCAGCGCCGTCTGCCTACCGGATCCGCGGCCCGCGCGCCGCCAGCGTGCATGGCGCCCCAATGAAAAACGGCGCCGCAAGCGGCGCCGTACAAGGCTTTCCTTCGATTGGCCGGCCGCTTACGCGCCCGAACCGTCGCGCTGTGCGCGACCGCGCTTGATCCACGCCTCGAGGTTGTGCGGGCGAACCGTATCCCATTCCTCGAACGGCTGATGAATCCACGGATTCGTCGGCAGATACTGCGTGTGATAGTCGGGCTTGACCTTCGAGCAACCCTTGTACCAGAGCACGGCAGAACGCACGGCCGTCACGGACGGGTAGCGCTCCTTCAGGTGCTCCTGCACGCGCGCAAGCGTGACGCCCGAATCCACGAGATCGTCGACCAGCAGCACGTTGCCCGCCAGATTGCCGCGCGTCATCGTGATGTACTGCGCGATGTCGAGCTCGCCCTGCTCCGTGCCGGCCGCTTCCCGGTACGAACTCGTCGCGAGGATCGCGAGCGGCACGTCGTAGATGCGCGACAGTTGATCGCCGACGCGCAGGCCGCCGCGCGCGAGGCACAGGATCTGGTCGAACTTCCAGCCCGATGCATGTACCTGGAGGGCGAGCAACTCGATGAGACGGTGATACTCGTCCCAGCCTACCCACAGGTTCTTGTCGTCGTTGCGCGGATCGGTCATCAAGTCTGCCGCCGTCATCGTGATTTGCTGCGTCATCTGGGGTTACACCTTGAACGGATGGCGGAGCAGGATCGTTTCGTCGCGGTCCGGGCCCGTCGATACCATGTCGACCGGCACACCGGCCACTTCCTGGACGCGGGTCAGGTAAGCCTGGGCGTTCGCCGGCAGCGCTTCCCACGTCTTGATGCCGACCGTGCTTTCCTTCCAGCCGGCAAACGTTTCGTATACGGGCTCGCAACGGGCCACGTCGGCGGCACCGCGCGGCAGGATGTCCGCATCCTTGCCGTCGATCTTGTAGCCGACGCACAGCTTGACTTCGTCGAGGCCGTCGAGCACGTCGAGCTTCGTCATGCACAGGCCCGACACGCCGTTGATCTGGATCGAGCGGCGCAGCGCGGCCGCGTCGAGCCAGCCCGTGCGGCGCGGACGGCCGGTGACCGAACCGAATTCCTTGCCGACGTTCGCGAGCGTGACGCCGACCTGGTCCTGACGCTGCGGGTTGTCCGCATCGTACAGTTCGCTCGGGAACGGGCCCGAGCCGACGCGCGTGCAATACGCCTTCGTGATGCCGAGGATGTAGTTGAGCTTCTGCGGGCCCACGCCCGCGCCGGCCGACGCCGCACCTGCGACGCAGTTGCTCGACGTGACGAACGGATAGGTGCCGTGATCGATGTCGAGCAGCGTGCCTTGTGCGCCTTCGAACAGCAGGTTCTGGCCCGCATTGTTCGCGTCGTACAGGCGGCGCGACACGTCGGCCACCATCGGCTTCAGGCGGTCGGCATAACCGAGCATCGTGTCGAGCGTCGCCTGGAAATCGACGGCCGCGCCGCCCAGGTACTGGGTCAGCACGAAGTTGTGGAAATCGAGGTTTTCGCGCAGGCGGTCGGCGAAGGTCTTCGCGTCGAACAGGTCCTGCACGCGCAGCGCGCGGCGGCCGACCTTGTCTTCGTACGCGGGGCCGATGCCGCGACCCGTCGTGCCGATCTTGCCCGCGCCCTTGCGCGCTTCGCGCGCCTGGTCGATTGCGATGTGGTACGGCAGGATCAGCGTCGTCGCTTCGGAAATGAACAGGCGGTCGCGCACGTTCACGCCGGCCTCTTCCAGCTCGCCGATTTCCTTGAACAGTGCTTCGGGGGACAGGACGACGCCGTTGCCGATGTAGCAGGCGACGCCTTCACGCATGATGCCCGACGGAATGAGGCGCAAGATCGTTTTCTTGCCGCCGATGATGAGGGTGTGGCCGGCGTTGTGACCGCCCTGGAAACGCACGACGCCCTGAGCGTGGTCCGTCAGCCAGTCGACGATCTTGCCCTTGCCTTCATCACCCCATTGCGTTCCCACGACGACGACATTGCGCCCGGGAGTCACGTTCACTGCGCTGGCAGACATGTTGATTCGTTAGCTGGTTAAAAACGTATTCTACCTATGTTCGCGGGCGATTCCGAATTTTTCCGTTTCGCTTCAACGATATGCACGCCGAAGCACGTCCCGCGAACGCCTCTTTATCGGGGTTCGACCACCCATGCGCCGTTGCGCTCGACGAGCGACCGGTCGCAGGCGAACTCGTCAAGCACGTGATCGTGGCCCGGCAGCGCCTGGATCACGACCTCGCCCGCATCGCGCAGCGCCGAAACGGCCGCGCTCAGCGCGTCGTCCTGCGCCCACGGCGCGAGAATCGCGGTACCGCGAGCCTCGACCGGCGAAATCCGGGCGAGCTCGCGCAGGTCGAGCGAGAAGCCGGTGGCCGGACGCGCGCGACCATACGCCTGGCCGACGTGGTCGTAGCGGCCGCCGCGTGCGATCGCGTTCGGCACGCCGTCGATGTAGGCGCTGAACATCGCGCCGCTGTGATACGCGTAGCCGCGCAGATCGCCCAGATCGATCGCCACTTCGGCACCCTTCGCCTGCGCCGCGAGTTGCGCCAGATCGTCGAGCGCCCGCGTGATTTCGGGCAGCACCGGCAACCGCGTCCGCGCCTCGGCGAGCACGCTCGCGTCGCCATAGAGGTGCGGCAGCGCGCGCAGCGCGGCGCGCGTATCGGCGCCGAGATCGTCGGTCAGTTCGTTCAGCAGCGGCACGTCCTTGCCCGACAGCGCGTCGTACAGCGACTCGCCACGCTCCGCGGCCTGCGCGTCGCGCGCCAGCAGCGCCGCGAGCACGCCCGCGTGGCCGAGGTCGAGACGGATGCGCGACAGGCCTGCGAGATGCAGCGCATCGAGCATGAGTTGCTGGATCTCGAGGTCGGCTTCCAGCCCGGCATGCCCGTAGATTTCGGCGCCGATCTGGATCTGCTCGCGCGTCGCGTGCAGGCCGCGCGGACGCGTATGCATCACGTGGCCCGCATAGCAAAGGCGCGTCACGCCCTGGCGGTTCAACAGGTGCGCGTCGATCCGCGCGACCTGCGGCGTGATGTCCGCGCGCAGGCCGAGCGTACGGCCCGACAGCTGGTCGACCAGCTTGAAGGTGCGCAGGCGCAGGTCGGCGCCGCCGCTCGTCAGCAGCGACTCGAGATACTCGAGCAACGGCGGCATCACCATTTCGTAGCCATACGAACGGAAGCGGTCGAGCAGCCTGCGGCGCAGCTCCTCGATCTTGCGCGCTTCCGACGGCAGCACGTCGGCGATATTCTCGGGAAGTAACCAGGTCGACATCGGTACGGTCCTACGACGGGAAACAGCGCGCGACCACGCGCGCCGCGATGTGAATCGGAAATTCTGAATTCGGGCGGGACGGACGGCGGATGCGCCGTCCGGATCAGGTGGCGAGCAGCAACAGTATGAGCCCGAGCACCATCACGATCAGCCCGCCGATCCGGATATGATGCGGCGGCCGCTCAGCTATTCTACGAAACGTGTCGCGCCAGGCGACGGGAAACACGAAGGGGAACGCCCCCTCGATGATCAGCATCAGCGCTACTGCGAGCAACAACGAGCCAGCCAGGTCCATGCGAGCGACGGCGCCGCTCGACGCGGCGCCCCAAGGTCAGTGTTTGCGGGGAGCAGCCGCCGCCGGTGCGGCACCGCCCGTCGGGCTGCGCATGAAGCGGAAGAACTCGCTGTCGGGATCGACGACGATGATGTCGTTGCGCTTGAACGTGTTCCGGTAAGCCTGCAGGCTCGCGTAGAACTGATAGAACTGCGGATCGCGGCCGAACGCATCGGCAGCGATCGTCGCGGCCTTCGCGTCGCCCTCGCCCTTGATCGTCTGCGCGGACTTGTACGCGTTCGCGAGCACGGCCTGCTGTTCGCGTTCGGCGTCGGCCTTGATCTGCTCGACGTCGGCCGCGCCTTGCGCACGCACCTGCGCGGCCTGATCGCGCAGTGCGCCGATCATCCGCTGATAGACGGCATCGGTTTGCGCGGCGGGCAAGTCGACGCGCGTCAGCTGGACGTCGACCACGTCGACGCCGAAACCGGACGCCTTTGCCTTCACTTCGTCGCGGGCCGCATCGGCGATCGCACGCTGGCCGCCAAGCGCATCGTCGAGCGCACGCTTGCCGAACGCGTCGCCGAGTGCGCCCTTCAGTGCGCCGGCCAGCCGTTCGCTGGCTGCCGCCGGGTCGCCCCCCGTCGCCGTGAAATACTTCATCGGATCGCCGATCCGGTACTTCACCGCATAGGCGACGAGCAGATCGTGCTTGTCTTCCGTCGCCAGTTGCAGCGGATCCGACGACTCGAGCGATTGCAGCCGCGTGTCGATCAGCGTCGCCGTCTGCAGCGGCGGCGGCAATTTGAAATGGATGCCGGGCCCCGCCAGTTCAGGCTGGGCGCCGTCGCGCCCCGACAGCACGGCCGCATGGCGCGGATCGACGGTAAGGACTGTCGAGGATGCCGCAAAGGCAACGATCACTATTGCGACGACGAGCGCAATGATTCGGTTCATGTTCTGCGCTCTCCGTTACTTCAGATCGTCTTCGCGCGACCGGCTGCGAAACGCCTCGCGCGATCGCAGCACGTCGTTGCCCGACGCTGCCGCAGCCGACGCCGCACTCGCGGGCGCCGCTACCGCCGGCGCGACGGCCGCCGGTGCCGACGCCGCATCGGGTGCGGATGCCCCCGTGGACGCCGCGGCGTTTTGCCGCCCCTGCTCGACGAGCTTGTCGAGCGGCAGGTACACGACGCTGTTGCCGCCCTTGTTGCCGACGAACACCTTCGTCGAGTTGGAATAGATTTCCTGCATCGTCTCGAGATACATCCGCTCACGGATCACCGCAGGCGCCTTCGAGTACTGCGCATAGACCTGCTTGAAGCGGTCGGCATCGCCTTCGGCTTCCGTGACCACGCGATCGGCATACGCCTTTGCTTCGTCGACGAGCTTCGCGGCATCGCCCTGCGCCTTCGGCAGCAGGTCGTTTGCATACGCCTGCGCGGCACGCTTCGCGGCCTCGCGCTCGTCGCGCGCCTTGGCGACTTCGCCGTACGCGGCCTGCGTCTGCTCGGGCGCCGCAACGCTCTGCATCGTGACGGCCGTCACCTCGAGTCCCGACTGGTAGCGATCGAGATCGCGCTGGATCGCGGTGGAAAGCTGCTCGCGCAGCGCGTCGCGGTCCTGGTTCAGCACGTCGGCGGCGCTGCGCGTACCGACGATCGCACGCACCGCAGCCTGCGCGGCCTGCGACACGCTGCGCTCCGGATCGACGCTGCGGAACAGGTAATCGGTCGCGGAACGGATCCGGTACTGGACGATGAAGCGCACGTCGACAATATCGGCATCGCGCGTCAGCATCGCGGCTTCCTTCACGTTCGCGAGGCGCACGACGTTGTTGCGGCCGATCTCGATCGAGCGGACCTGCGACGTGTCGACGATCTCGTGCGACGCGAACGGATACGGCGCGCGCCAGTGCACGCCCTGACCGACCGTACCCGACAGTTTGCCGAGCTGCAGCACGACGCCTGTCTGGCCTTCCTGCACGACGAACAGCCCGCTGCCCGCGTAGACCGCGACCAGCACGCCGATCACGATGCCTACGCCGACTCGCGCGGCTCGCCCGTTGTCAGGACGAAAACCGTTGCCGCCCTTGCCGCCGAAAAGGCCGTTCAGGCGCCGGTTGAAGTTGCGCCACATCTCGTCGAGATCGGGCGGACCATCGCCGTCGCCGCCTTGCGGACGCTTCGATTCGTTCGCACGGGGACGGGATCCGTCTTTGCCATTGCCTTCGCCGCGTCCCCAGCGGGGATCGTTGATCGACAGCAAGGCGCGCATCCGCCGCCAGGTACTCCGCTCGTTGTATTCGTTCACCAGAGTTTGTTCACCAGATTAGACGCCGGCGAACCGGCCGGGACCGGTTAGCGCCCGTGTTCGGAAATCGTGTGGTCTTCGTGTGGTTCAGCGGGGGCGCCGTCGAGCGCGCCGTCGGGTAACGTCGCGCCGGAAAGGTGTTCCGCGGAGGCGATTTCGGCGATGGCGGCACGCAACGCGTCAAGACCCTGACCGGTGCGCGCGCTCAAAAAGACGCGCGAAATATTACCATACTCGTCCCGCTCGACCGCGTCGCCGCGGGCCGCCAGCTCAGGCACGGCGTCGATCTTGTTGAACACCA
Proteins encoded in this window:
- a CDS encoding adenylosuccinate synthase; protein product: MSASAVNVTPGRNVVVVGTQWGDEGKGKIVDWLTDHAQGVVRFQGGHNAGHTLIIGGKKTILRLIPSGIMREGVACYIGNGVVLSPEALFKEIGELEEAGVNVRDRLFISEATTLILPYHIAIDQAREARKGAGKIGTTGRGIGPAYEDKVGRRALRVQDLFDAKTFADRLRENLDFHNFVLTQYLGGAAVDFQATLDTMLGYADRLKPMVADVSRRLYDANNAGQNLLFEGAQGTLLDIDHGTYPFVTSSNCVAGAASAGAGVGPQKLNYILGITKAYCTRVGSGPFPSELYDADNPQRQDQVGVTLANVGKEFGSVTGRPRRTGWLDAAALRRSIQINGVSGLCMTKLDVLDGLDEVKLCVGYKIDGKDADILPRGAADVARCEPVYETFAGWKESTVGIKTWEALPANAQAYLTRVQEVAGVPVDMVSTGPDRDETILLRHPFKV
- a CDS encoding ATP phosphoribosyltransferase regulatory subunit — encoded protein: MSTWLLPENIADVLPSEARKIEELRRRLLDRFRSYGYEMVMPPLLEYLESLLTSGGADLRLRTFKLVDQLSGRTLGLRADITPQVARIDAHLLNRQGVTRLCYAGHVMHTRPRGLHATREQIQIGAEIYGHAGLEADLEIQQLMLDALHLAGLSRIRLDLGHAGVLAALLARDAQAAERGESLYDALSGKDVPLLNELTDDLGADTRAALRALPHLYGDASVLAEARTRLPVLPEITRALDDLAQLAAQAKGAEVAIDLGDLRGYAYHSGAMFSAYIDGVPNAIARGGRYDHVGQAYGRARPATGFSLDLRELARISPVEARGTAILAPWAQDDALSAAVSALRDAGEVVIQALPGHDHVLDEFACDRSLVERNGAWVVEPR
- the hflK gene encoding FtsH protease activity modulator HflK, translating into MNEYNERSTWRRMRALLSINDPRWGRGEGNGKDGSRPRANESKRPQGGDGDGPPDLDEMWRNFNRRLNGLFGGKGGNGFRPDNGRAARVGVGIVIGVLVAVYAGSGLFVVQEGQTGVVLQLGKLSGTVGQGVHWRAPYPFASHEIVDTSQVRSIEIGRNNVVRLANVKEAAMLTRDADIVDVRFIVQYRIRSATDYLFRSVDPERSVSQAAQAAVRAIVGTRSAADVLNQDRDALREQLSTAIQRDLDRYQSGLEVTAVTMQSVAAPEQTQAAYGEVAKARDEREAAKRAAQAYANDLLPKAQGDAAKLVDEAKAYADRVVTEAEGDADRFKQVYAQYSKAPAVIRERMYLETMQEIYSNSTKVFVGNKGGNSVVYLPLDKLVEQGRQNAAASTGASAPDAASAPAAVAPAVAAPASAASAAAASGNDVLRSREAFRSRSREDDLK
- the hflC gene encoding protease modulator HflC, translating into MNRIIALVVAIVIVAFAASSTVLTVDPRHAAVLSGRDGAQPELAGPGIHFKLPPPLQTATLIDTRLQSLESSDPLQLATEDKHDLLVAYAVKYRIGDPMKYFTATGGDPAAASERLAGALKGALGDAFGKRALDDALGGQRAIADAARDEVKAKASGFGVDVVDVQLTRVDLPAAQTDAVYQRMIGALRDQAAQVRAQGAADVEQIKADAEREQQAVLANAYKSAQTIKGEGDAKAATIAADAFGRDPQFYQFYASLQAYRNTFKRNDIIVVDPDSEFFRFMRSPTGGAAPAAAAPRKH
- a CDS encoding DUF2065 domain-containing protein, whose protein sequence is MDLAGSLLLAVALMLIIEGAFPFVFPVAWRDTFRRIAERPPHHIRIGGLIVMVLGLILLLLAT
- a CDS encoding phosphoribosyltransferase; the encoded protein is MTQQITMTAADLMTDPRNDDKNLWVGWDEYHRLIELLALQVHASGWKFDQILCLARGGLRVGDQLSRIYDVPLAILATSSYREAAGTEQGELDIAQYITMTRGNLAGNVLLVDDLVDSGVTLARVQEHLKERYPSVTAVRSAVLWYKGCSKVKPDYHTQYLPTNPWIHQPFEEWDTVRPHNLEAWIKRGRAQRDGSGA
- a CDS encoding terpene synthase family protein, with the translated sequence MTDDHLKTELAALHMPVFDVPWAGACSPHVERIESRMLEWADAYGLFISDAYRERVVRTRYGWLAARCYPNADPSLLQALADYFVWFFLVDDLFVDRVEPVGPDTLRNLTAMIDVLDYECTGPQPIYGERAWLDVCQRLRARLSAEHFARFAQGMRLWATTAGLQIIGHLRAEPIAVQQYETIRRHTSGMNPCLALADAANAGAVPPDTFHRPEIQTLFRHANHIVCWSNDIQSVGVEAGQPGQFRNMVMIHASRGHTLQASVDYTAERVRAEISAFVLCADALAQHADTRVRGLVDGCRYWIRGYLDWVARDTQRYTAAAAAGDADDRGLIAWSADSAARG
- a CDS encoding potassium transporter Kup, which produces MNDTIHATDAAHAPHSTQQHSMRALAIAAIGVVFGDIGTSPLYSLKEAFSPAHGIPLTEGSILGVISLLFWAIILVVGIKYLLFVMRADNNGEGGVLALMALSLRPLDSKTRVAGALMALGIFGACMFYGDAVITPAISVMSAVEGLEIATPHLSHLVMPITIVILIALFWIQRHGTALVGKLFGPIMVLWFVVIAALGVYHIVRVPGIIAAINPYYAASFMSEHVLQAYVVLGSVVLVLTGAEALYADMGHFGAKPIRIAAYGLVMPSLVLNYFGQGALLIQNPKAIENPFFLLAPEWGLLPLVVLSTVATVIASQAVISGAYSLTSQAIQLGYVPRMKVLHTSDLAIGQIYVPVVNWLLLFVILCIVIGFKSSDNLAAAYGIAVTATMVITTVLAAVVMVKVWNWNRLLVGAIIAVFLAVDLGFFGANLLKVAQGGWLPLGIGALLFFLLMTWYKGRHIVKERTAADGIPLEPFLQGLLAHPPHRVSGTAIYLTGNDKLVPVSLLHNLKHNKVLHERTIFLTFVTRDFPYVRDDKRQTARDAGGGLYIVKAEYGFNETPDVKAVLEEFGRTHDMTFELMDTSFFLARETVVPTHLPGMSIWRERVFAWMHQNAAKPTDFFSIPANRVVELGTKIEI